Proteins from one Terriglobus tenax genomic window:
- a CDS encoding DUF3106 domain-containing protein, with the protein MRSLATATLVAVLTVPALSQQLRRPSSPPSQQRQPQQPRSAAPTGNVRGQHLSQWMDMHRNLTPQQQQNALRSEPGFQQLPPETQTRVMNRLGQLNAMPPQQRERVINRAEAMEKLEPQQRQQVRGALGQLGTLPLERRRMVARAFQDIRRMPPEQRQNALNSPAYRDFTPQERATLSNLVQVAPMVETMMPPRP; encoded by the coding sequence ATGCGTAGTCTGGCAACAGCCACCCTGGTGGCTGTTCTGACCGTGCCTGCGTTGTCGCAGCAGCTTCGTCGTCCGTCCAGCCCACCTTCGCAACAGCGTCAGCCGCAGCAGCCACGTTCCGCCGCTCCAACCGGTAATGTCCGTGGTCAGCACCTCTCGCAGTGGATGGATATGCACCGCAACCTGACGCCGCAGCAGCAGCAGAACGCCCTGCGCAGTGAGCCGGGCTTCCAGCAGCTTCCGCCGGAGACGCAGACGCGCGTGATGAACCGTCTGGGCCAGTTGAACGCCATGCCGCCGCAACAGCGGGAGCGCGTGATTAACCGCGCCGAGGCGATGGAAAAGCTGGAGCCGCAGCAGCGGCAGCAGGTACGTGGCGCGCTGGGCCAGCTCGGAACGCTTCCCCTGGAGCGCCGCCGGATGGTGGCTCGCGCCTTCCAGGACATCCGCCGAATGCCCCCGGAGCAGCGGCAAAATGCCCTTAACTCCCCTGCTTACCGTGATTTCACTCCGCAGGAAAGAGCTACCCTGAGCAACCTGGTGCAGGTGGCGCCCATGGTGGAAACCATGATGCCGCCCCGGCCGTAA
- a CDS encoding alkaline phosphatase family protein produces MRSFLLASLLAVTAAAQQPRPHVVVISLDAFAFESLKNPDLPAPTLHRLMQQGAWAQMQPINPTVTWPNHSAMVTGQNDSHFNLIVNAVIRGQRGDAMPKQDSNAAKQEMVPVPTVYELAHQAGMTTSEIDWVAIKRSGAIDFAFAEDPEPASPVVQEMLHSRLITQEQLGHWNKTSQAQRDRFYTAAAVHILKQHHPNLMLFHLLALDSIEHQTGYGNNSGINTIAFLDDRVKELVEAVREAGDLPNTTFLVVSDHGQQSTHHMLHPNALLTAQGLQQGAQAVFAIPDGGFAAIYQKNATQESIAKLKTLFASQAGIRAALTPDEAAKDGWPTPQQSDQAPDLLLYAANDYAFAGGNDGPFVTDTKEVGQHGYPNTEPLMQAIFIAAGNGIKPAGQLEPIRNLSVAPTIAKLLGLRLENVEGTPLTQILK; encoded by the coding sequence ATGCGTTCTTTCCTTCTCGCCTCCCTGCTCGCCGTTACCGCAGCCGCCCAGCAACCCAGGCCGCACGTGGTTGTCATCTCGCTGGATGCCTTTGCCTTTGAAAGCCTGAAGAATCCTGACCTTCCTGCTCCCACTCTGCACAGGCTGATGCAGCAGGGAGCGTGGGCGCAGATGCAGCCCATCAACCCGACCGTGACCTGGCCCAATCACTCCGCCATGGTGACCGGACAGAATGACTCCCACTTCAACCTGATTGTGAATGCGGTCATTCGCGGCCAGCGCGGCGATGCCATGCCGAAGCAGGACAGCAATGCCGCCAAGCAGGAGATGGTTCCCGTCCCCACGGTGTACGAGCTCGCCCACCAGGCCGGCATGACCACCTCAGAGATCGACTGGGTGGCGATCAAGCGCTCGGGCGCAATCGACTTTGCCTTTGCCGAAGACCCCGAGCCGGCCAGCCCCGTCGTGCAGGAAATGCTCCACTCCAGGCTCATCACGCAGGAGCAGCTCGGGCACTGGAACAAGACCTCCCAGGCGCAGCGCGACCGTTTCTACACCGCGGCAGCCGTACATATCCTGAAGCAGCATCACCCGAACCTGATGCTCTTTCACCTGCTTGCGCTGGACTCGATCGAACATCAGACCGGCTACGGCAACAACTCCGGCATCAACACTATCGCCTTTCTCGACGACCGCGTGAAGGAACTGGTGGAGGCCGTGCGTGAAGCCGGCGACCTGCCGAACACGACCTTTCTTGTCGTCTCCGACCATGGGCAGCAGAGCACGCACCACATGCTGCACCCCAATGCCCTGCTCACCGCGCAGGGGCTGCAACAGGGCGCGCAGGCCGTCTTCGCCATTCCCGATGGCGGCTTTGCCGCCATCTACCAAAAGAACGCCACGCAGGAGTCCATCGCCAAGCTGAAGACGTTGTTCGCCTCACAGGCCGGCATCCGCGCAGCCCTGACGCCGGACGAAGCGGCCAAAGATGGCTGGCCGACGCCGCAGCAGAGCGACCAGGCCCCGGACCTGCTGCTGTATGCAGCCAACGACTATGCCTTTGCCGGCGGCAATGACGGTCCATTTGTAACCGACACCAAGGAGGTCGGCCAGCACGGTTATCCCAACACCGAGCCGCTGATGCAGGCCATCTTCATCGCGGCGGGCAACGGCATCAAGCCTGCCGGGCAACTGGAGCCGATCCGCAACCTGTCGGTCGCGCCTACGATTGCAAAGCTTTTAGGTCTGAGGCTGGAGAACGTGGAAGGCACGCCGCTGACGCAGATTCTGAAGTAG
- a CDS encoding anti-sigma factor, with protein MNCHEFQNELEDLVLNPAQAPSPVAQAHLSNCDPCSAELKELRATFAAMDAWTAPEPSPWFDTRVTARVRAEQQSAPANFLERLRARLLYNTGAQFRPMMATAMALVLMVGGAGTYLASVKSTPAPRAAVVEDLQILDRNDQAIQEMDLLDDASQDDEGIPQT; from the coding sequence ATGAACTGCCATGAATTCCAAAACGAGCTCGAAGACCTGGTCCTGAACCCAGCCCAGGCGCCGTCGCCCGTAGCCCAGGCTCATCTGTCCAACTGCGATCCATGCAGTGCGGAGCTGAAGGAGTTACGTGCCACCTTTGCGGCGATGGATGCCTGGACAGCTCCGGAGCCGTCTCCCTGGTTTGATACCCGCGTCACTGCCCGTGTCCGTGCCGAGCAGCAATCCGCTCCGGCCAACTTCCTGGAGCGCCTGCGCGCTCGCCTGCTGTACAACACCGGGGCGCAGTTCCGCCCGATGATGGCGACTGCCATGGCGCTGGTGTTGATGGTCGGTGGCGCTGGAACCTACCTGGCAAGCGTGAAGTCCACGCCGGCGCCGCGTGCCGCGGTGGTGGAAGACCTCCAGATTCTGGACCGCAATGACCAGGCCATCCAGGAGATGGACCTTCTGGACGACGCTTCTCAGGACGACGAAGGGATTCCGCAGACCTAG
- a CDS encoding PP2C family protein-serine/threonine phosphatase, with protein sequence MSVTLKAMWRRWTLLTRVVMLLTTLSVLLWPLSRLQNSLGSTAQDLWILVTGALLVCFIPWGIRQARSRFLWSLRNKLAITYLLIGLAPVVLFVTLVLVSAYVAAGQFAIHLVAQRIQTQLEQMQTENTDAAIHFARVLARPETKADLHNLDPSLLGFDRSEIAQGQVAIFVDRQPALLAAGTGIEHSNLGMPDWTPPREGFHGIVVDDGHLYLAAVTQRRSRNGHSVTIMRSMPLDRHIMELVAQGLGRASLVPSLAETTSSTLRTNLSMARRNDPKAQSVSGGSFPGGVNLLDLPVHFFSTIPLTVWDTAAKENIPVEVDSRPSLLYTQLFAVSIEGLVPELIRVLLIVLCVVFAVIEAFAFYMAMRLSSTITASVSDLYGATLAIDRGDFAHRIHVTRTDQLAELSRAFNRMTGSLQRLLLEQQEKERLQNELSIAQEVQANLFPPGDVKVPTLELHGVCRPARTVSGDYYDFLVYQDDDQPPTGVGIAIGDISGKGISAALLMATLHSAVRAYRFASGEISQLPNGSDEPCEELFDSPGHILGLLNRHLYRSTQPEKYATLFLAQYDVARSLLTYSNAGQLPPLVLRRDRSVQRLEEGGTVVGLMDNMSYKDGSVTLQAGDIFIGYSDGVTEPENDFGDFGEQRLLEVVWRYRNEPLHVISAQVLQALDAWIGDAEQPDDITLVLARRV encoded by the coding sequence ATGAGTGTGACACTGAAAGCCATGTGGAGACGCTGGACGCTGCTGACGCGTGTCGTCATGCTGCTGACCACGCTTTCGGTCCTGCTATGGCCGCTGAGCCGCCTTCAGAACTCGCTGGGGAGCACCGCACAGGACCTCTGGATCCTGGTGACGGGCGCCCTGCTGGTCTGCTTTATCCCATGGGGCATCCGGCAGGCACGGTCACGCTTTCTTTGGAGCCTGCGCAATAAGCTGGCGATTACCTATCTGCTGATCGGCCTAGCGCCGGTGGTGCTGTTTGTCACGCTGGTGCTTGTCTCGGCGTACGTGGCTGCGGGACAGTTTGCCATCCACCTGGTGGCACAGCGCATTCAAACGCAGCTTGAGCAGATGCAGACGGAGAACACGGACGCGGCCATACACTTTGCGCGCGTTCTTGCCCGGCCTGAGACGAAGGCCGATCTGCACAATCTCGATCCCAGCCTGCTGGGTTTTGACCGTTCCGAAATAGCCCAGGGGCAGGTGGCTATCTTTGTTGACCGGCAGCCGGCCCTGCTGGCGGCCGGCACCGGCATTGAGCACTCCAACCTGGGCATGCCGGACTGGACGCCTCCCCGTGAAGGCTTTCATGGCATCGTGGTGGACGACGGGCACTTGTATCTTGCAGCCGTGACGCAGCGCCGCAGCCGGAACGGGCACTCGGTCACGATCATGCGCAGCATGCCGCTGGACCGCCACATTATGGAACTGGTGGCGCAGGGGCTGGGACGCGCCTCGTTGGTGCCGTCGCTGGCGGAGACCACAAGCAGCACCCTGCGCACGAACCTGTCCATGGCGCGCCGCAATGATCCGAAGGCGCAAAGCGTCTCTGGCGGCAGCTTTCCCGGCGGGGTCAACCTTCTCGATCTTCCGGTCCATTTCTTCTCGACCATTCCGTTGACGGTGTGGGACACGGCAGCGAAGGAGAACATCCCGGTCGAGGTGGACTCACGTCCCTCGCTGCTCTACACGCAGTTATTTGCCGTTTCTATCGAAGGCCTGGTGCCGGAGCTGATCCGCGTGCTGCTGATCGTGCTTTGCGTGGTCTTTGCCGTGATCGAGGCCTTTGCTTTCTACATGGCGATGCGATTGAGCAGCACCATCACGGCGTCGGTATCGGACCTTTACGGTGCGACGCTGGCCATTGATCGCGGCGACTTCGCGCACCGCATTCATGTCACCCGTACGGATCAGTTGGCGGAACTGAGCCGCGCCTTCAACCGCATGACCGGCTCGCTTCAGCGGCTTCTGCTGGAGCAGCAGGAGAAGGAACGGCTGCAGAACGAGCTCTCCATTGCGCAGGAGGTGCAGGCCAACCTGTTCCCGCCGGGCGATGTGAAGGTGCCCACGCTGGAGCTGCACGGCGTCTGCAGGCCGGCGCGTACCGTCTCCGGCGACTACTATGACTTCCTGGTCTACCAGGACGATGACCAGCCGCCCACGGGCGTTGGCATTGCCATTGGTGACATCAGCGGCAAGGGAATTTCTGCCGCTCTGCTGATGGCTACGCTGCACTCGGCCGTGCGCGCCTATCGCTTTGCCAGCGGGGAGATTTCGCAGTTGCCCAACGGCTCGGACGAGCCCTGCGAGGAGCTGTTCGACTCGCCCGGGCATATCCTCGGCCTGCTGAACCGTCACCTGTACCGCAGCACGCAGCCGGAGAAGTACGCCACGCTATTCCTGGCGCAGTATGATGTTGCCCGCTCACTGCTGACCTACTCCAACGCTGGGCAGCTTCCGCCGCTGGTGCTTCGCCGCGATCGCTCCGTACAGCGTTTGGAGGAGGGAGGCACGGTGGTCGGCCTGATGGACAACATGTCTTACAAGGATGGCTCGGTGACGCTGCAGGCAGGCGACATCTTCATCGGCTACTCGGATGGAGTCACCGAGCCGGAGAATGACTTCGGCGACTTCGGGGAGCAGCGCCTGCTGGAGGTGGTGTGGCGTTATCGCAACGAGCCGCTGCATGTGATCTCAGCCCAGGTGCTGCAGGCGCTCGACGCCTGGATTGGCGACGCCGAGCAGCCTGACGACATTACGCTTGTGCTTGCCCGCCGCGTCTGA
- a CDS encoding TlpA disulfide reductase family protein, with amino-acid sequence MNARLATFASALLFTLPALGQSALTGTWQGFSEIRGQKIPVTLEIKQQANGVSGAFLSGPERWEATSGTAENGHLLLNFDYFARQLDATVTGDDLTGTYGNAKSKSPLSLHRGAAAKPAAVKAPDIHGDWEIAVGKSPKGESAWNLKVDQSPALVKAAILRIDGDTGGLYGNYDAENKQFVLTHFTAAGPAIFAFKPQEDGTLLVINPLRDGQQWTARRPAEARKENLAPPTGTTEQTKWKDPATPLTFSFPDLNGKTVSSTDAQFKNKVVLVAIGGSWCPNCHDEAPLLASLYKKFHAKGLEIINLDFEQDDEQIKNPTRVKAFIKRYGVTYPVLLAGTTDQLNEKITGADNLNCWPTSFFVDREGKVREIHAGFSGPATGKAHEELVQETTALVEKLLSEKSKTLSASK; translated from the coding sequence ATGAATGCACGTCTTGCAACCTTCGCGTCTGCCCTTCTGTTTACTCTGCCGGCCCTGGGCCAGTCGGCGCTGACCGGTACCTGGCAGGGCTTCTCGGAGATCCGCGGCCAGAAGATTCCGGTCACCCTGGAGATCAAGCAGCAGGCCAACGGAGTTTCAGGCGCTTTCCTGAGTGGCCCCGAACGCTGGGAAGCAACCAGCGGAACCGCGGAAAACGGGCACCTGCTGCTGAACTTTGACTACTTCGCTCGCCAGCTTGACGCTACCGTGACCGGTGACGATCTGACCGGCACCTACGGCAATGCCAAATCCAAGTCCCCGCTGAGCCTGCATCGCGGAGCTGCTGCAAAGCCCGCTGCCGTCAAGGCGCCGGACATTCATGGCGACTGGGAGATTGCCGTAGGCAAGTCGCCCAAGGGGGAGTCGGCCTGGAACCTGAAGGTCGACCAGAGCCCCGCGCTGGTCAAGGCAGCCATCCTGCGTATTGACGGCGATACCGGCGGTCTTTATGGCAACTACGATGCCGAAAATAAGCAGTTTGTGCTGACGCACTTCACCGCTGCCGGCCCGGCCATCTTCGCTTTCAAGCCCCAGGAAGACGGCACGCTTCTGGTCATCAATCCCCTGCGGGACGGCCAGCAGTGGACCGCACGCCGTCCTGCTGAAGCCCGTAAGGAAAACCTTGCCCCGCCGACCGGCACCACGGAGCAGACCAAGTGGAAAGACCCTGCCACGCCTCTCACCTTCAGCTTTCCTGATCTGAATGGCAAAACCGTCTCCAGCACCGATGCCCAGTTCAAGAACAAGGTCGTTCTCGTAGCGATTGGTGGCTCCTGGTGCCCAAACTGCCACGACGAAGCTCCGCTGCTCGCATCGCTTTACAAGAAGTTCCACGCCAAGGGTCTGGAGATCATCAACCTGGACTTCGAGCAGGACGACGAGCAGATCAAGAACCCCACGCGCGTCAAGGCCTTCATCAAGCGCTACGGTGTGACCTACCCCGTGCTGCTGGCCGGAACCACCGATCAGTTGAACGAGAAGATTACCGGCGCCGACAACCTGAACTGCTGGCCCACCAGCTTCTTCGTGGACCGCGAAGGCAAGGTGCGCGAGATCCACGCTGGATTCTCCGGCCCTGCTACCGGCAAGGCACACGAGGAGCTGGTGCAGGAGACTACGGCACTGGTAGAGAAGCTGCTGTCAGAGAAGTCGAAGACTCTGAGCGCCAGCAAGTAA
- a CDS encoding RNA polymerase sigma factor — protein sequence MGTMALNPDLKNVTLPDAVVASAQTDFTANDDVQTMLALKAGNLEAFDVLLAKYRKPIVSFMYRMVHNQAIAEELAQEVFLRVFRSRETYRAEARFSTWLYRIATNLGVNHARDTKNERSAPTIHLDEPDYETGTMPDVADGTPSVEADLLHEERMKAIRQHVMELPERQRNAVLMHKYQGMDYKQIGEVLKLSESATKSLLFRAYQTLRVKLKDFV from the coding sequence ATGGGCACGATGGCGCTCAATCCGGATTTGAAAAACGTGACACTGCCGGACGCAGTCGTGGCAAGCGCGCAGACGGACTTTACCGCGAACGACGATGTCCAGACCATGCTGGCCCTGAAGGCCGGCAATCTTGAAGCCTTTGATGTCCTTCTGGCCAAGTATCGCAAGCCGATTGTGAGTTTTATGTACCGCATGGTTCACAACCAGGCCATTGCCGAGGAACTGGCTCAGGAGGTTTTTCTGCGCGTCTTCCGCTCGCGGGAGACCTATCGTGCGGAGGCTCGTTTCTCCACCTGGTTGTACCGCATCGCCACCAACCTGGGTGTAAATCATGCCCGGGATACGAAGAATGAGCGCTCTGCCCCGACCATCCACCTGGATGAGCCGGACTATGAGACCGGGACGATGCCGGATGTCGCCGATGGAACACCGAGCGTGGAAGCCGACCTGCTGCACGAGGAGCGCATGAAGGCCATCCGGCAGCATGTGATGGAGCTGCCGGAACGTCAGCGGAACGCCGTGCTAATGCATAAGTATCAGGGGATGGACTACAAACAGATTGGCGAAGTGCTTAAACTGTCTGAGTCTGCCACCAAATCGCTGTTGTTTCGCGCGTACCAGACGTTACGAGTGAAGCTGAAGGATTTTGTATAA
- a CDS encoding cold-shock protein, giving the protein MKEKGVVKWFNGTKGYGFIQRADGKDVFVHFSAIQDEGYKTLNEGEAVEFECQQGPKGLSAANVVRGA; this is encoded by the coding sequence GTGAAGGAAAAGGGTGTCGTGAAGTGGTTCAACGGAACGAAGGGTTACGGCTTTATCCAGCGTGCTGACGGAAAAGATGTCTTTGTGCATTTCTCCGCCATCCAGGACGAGGGCTACAAGACGTTGAACGAGGGCGAGGCGGTTGAGTTCGAGTGCCAGCAGGGTCCTAAAGGTCTAAGTGCCGCAAACGTAGTTCGCGGAGCCTAG
- a CDS encoding YncE family protein — MKSLFRAALPVLLVFAAGCRRGAFPEYPANYREFAYISNGAANTVTVLDLVYLRQDKVLQVGRSPSGIAVNPVRNEVYVVNAGSGTVTVINTELNRIEATIGVQREPYSIAVSPDGKRAYTANSGSNTVSVIDLDTRRQIAAVGTGEKPGVVTVAPDNRAVVVTNRASGSVSVYAVSVEKPQPPLKLRSTWGNCPGATDAAIIKDSTKVFVTCSANKQVMAVWLSADPNEWRGKQDPSLQHDALLAMLNVGEMPLQLTLKPDGGEVFVSNFESNTISEISTWTNEVSGTYAIGTHPTHGVISRDNSSLWISNFGADNLSLYSIDDGKRINSIRAGSAPDALAFSADEHLLLAANAKSGDVAVIRTAGRNGQPELFTMLPAGPQPNAIAVKAFNAR; from the coding sequence GTGAAATCGCTGTTTCGAGCCGCCCTTCCCGTGCTGCTGGTCTTTGCCGCCGGCTGCAGGCGCGGCGCTTTTCCGGAGTATCCCGCCAATTACCGGGAGTTTGCCTATATCTCCAACGGAGCGGCCAACACCGTCACCGTTCTGGACCTCGTCTACCTGCGCCAGGACAAGGTCCTGCAGGTGGGCCGTTCGCCCTCCGGCATCGCCGTCAACCCGGTGCGGAACGAAGTGTACGTGGTCAACGCCGGCTCCGGCACGGTGACCGTCATCAACACCGAGCTCAACCGCATTGAAGCCACCATCGGCGTACAGCGCGAGCCGTATTCCATCGCGGTCTCGCCGGACGGCAAGCGCGCCTACACCGCCAATTCCGGCTCGAACACCGTTTCCGTCATTGACCTGGACACCCGCCGGCAGATTGCTGCCGTGGGCACAGGCGAAAAGCCGGGCGTCGTGACCGTCGCGCCGGACAATCGCGCTGTCGTCGTCACCAACCGGGCCTCGGGATCGGTCTCCGTCTATGCCGTCTCCGTGGAAAAACCACAACCGCCACTCAAACTGCGCAGCACCTGGGGCAACTGCCCTGGCGCAACCGATGCGGCCATCATCAAGGATTCGACCAAGGTGTTCGTCACCTGCTCCGCCAACAAGCAGGTCATGGCTGTATGGCTTTCCGCCGATCCGAACGAGTGGCGTGGCAAGCAGGACCCCTCCCTGCAGCACGATGCCCTGCTGGCCATGCTGAACGTCGGCGAAATGCCGCTGCAGCTCACGTTGAAGCCGGATGGCGGCGAGGTGTTCGTCTCAAACTTTGAGTCGAACACCATCTCGGAGATCTCTACCTGGACCAACGAGGTCAGCGGCACCTATGCCATCGGCACACATCCCACGCATGGTGTGATCAGCCGCGATAATTCCAGCCTCTGGATCTCGAACTTCGGTGCGGACAATCTGAGCCTCTACAGCATCGACGACGGCAAACGCATCAACAGCATCCGCGCCGGTTCGGCTCCGGATGCCCTGGCCTTCTCCGCCGATGAGCACCTGCTGCTGGCCGCCAACGCAAAATCGGGCGACGTTGCTGTCATCCGCACTGCGGGCCGCAACGGGCAACCGGAGCTTTTCACCATGCTGCCCGCCGGACCGCAGCCCAATGCCATCGCCGTCAAGGCGTTCAACGCCAGGTAA
- a CDS encoding YihY/virulence factor BrkB family protein — MPSILPSNEERRDATTMSAGELAERPAVLEAGSWPQIKALLKYLTKTEVHTYAFSVAAQVILSLFPFIVLMLTLSRRLFHSRAMEDVVGDMMHNLLPVGQDFIVRNMQILAHPHKGAQLFSVFMLLVTSTGVFLPLEVALNNVWGVKENRSYLHNQVVSLGLAGAVGVLAMASVAGTAAQQKLLSWIFFGHTENWVYRFFSHTVLEILSIIAGILLFFLIYWLLPNRKIPAMAVLPTAIVVGLLWQIAKVIYVKALPLLDFQGVYGPFYISVGLMTWAFLSGLLLLAGGHFSANRHAVRMARIVERKEAVKDAA, encoded by the coding sequence ATGCCATCGATTCTGCCATCCAATGAGGAACGCCGCGACGCCACCACCATGTCTGCCGGAGAGCTGGCGGAGCGCCCAGCCGTGCTGGAAGCCGGTTCCTGGCCGCAGATCAAGGCGTTGTTGAAGTACCTGACCAAGACAGAAGTCCACACCTATGCCTTCAGTGTCGCGGCACAGGTCATCCTCTCGCTGTTTCCCTTCATCGTGCTGATGCTGACGCTCAGCCGGCGCCTGTTTCATTCACGCGCCATGGAGGATGTGGTCGGCGACATGATGCACAACCTGCTGCCTGTGGGGCAGGACTTCATTGTGCGCAACATGCAGATCCTGGCCCATCCCCACAAGGGAGCGCAGTTGTTTTCGGTCTTCATGCTGCTGGTCACCTCCACCGGCGTATTTCTGCCGCTGGAGGTAGCGCTGAACAACGTGTGGGGGGTGAAGGAGAACCGCAGCTACCTGCACAACCAGGTCGTCTCGCTTGGGCTGGCGGGCGCTGTGGGTGTGCTGGCCATGGCTTCGGTTGCCGGCACCGCCGCCCAGCAGAAGCTGCTGAGCTGGATCTTCTTCGGCCACACGGAGAACTGGGTATACCGCTTTTTCTCTCACACCGTTCTTGAAATTCTTTCCATCATCGCGGGTATCCTGTTGTTCTTCCTGATCTACTGGCTACTGCCGAACCGGAAGATACCTGCAATGGCCGTGTTGCCGACCGCGATCGTGGTTGGGCTGCTGTGGCAGATTGCCAAGGTGATCTACGTAAAGGCGCTTCCGTTGCTGGATTTTCAGGGGGTCTACGGGCCGTTTTATATTTCGGTCGGGCTGATGACCTGGGCCTTTCTTTCCGGCCTGTTGTTGCTGGCAGGAGGGCACTTTTCGGCAAACCGCCATGCTGTGCGGATGGCCCGCATTGTGGAGCGGAAAGAGGCGGTAAAGGACGCGGCATGA
- a CDS encoding proline dehydrogenase family protein, whose amino-acid sequence MRSFSESSPIGKRMSSRFVAGMTLDEALHASDELNRQGMAVTLDALGESVLSEEHARRTGKLYAQMLEAIALRGLNANVSLKLTQMGMDVDPLMAEEVVGELVEQASHIDNFVRLDMEGSGYTEATVAMTERLHAKFGPAGTVMQAYLYRTEQDIERLLGQGIRIRLCKGAYKEPASLAFPDKIDVDGNYVKLAKRCMTSGVFCGMATHDEKIIEELKRFATEKKLPKNAFEFQMLYGVRRDLQRALVKQGWGVRVYVPFGPEWYPYFMRRLAERPANVLFLAKNFFRN is encoded by the coding sequence ATGCGCTCTTTCTCAGAGAGCTCCCCGATCGGCAAGCGGATGTCGAGCCGGTTTGTAGCCGGCATGACCCTGGACGAAGCTCTGCATGCCTCGGATGAACTGAACCGGCAGGGAATGGCCGTCACGCTGGATGCGCTTGGCGAGAGCGTGCTGTCAGAAGAACACGCCCGCCGCACCGGCAAGCTATACGCCCAGATGCTGGAAGCAATTGCACTGCGCGGCCTGAATGCCAACGTCAGCCTGAAGCTGACGCAAATGGGGATGGATGTCGATCCTCTGATGGCCGAAGAAGTGGTTGGGGAGCTGGTCGAGCAGGCTTCGCACATCGATAACTTCGTGCGCCTCGACATGGAAGGCTCCGGTTACACGGAGGCCACCGTCGCCATGACCGAGCGTCTGCATGCGAAGTTCGGCCCGGCCGGTACCGTGATGCAGGCCTACCTGTATCGCACCGAACAGGATATTGAGCGGCTGCTAGGGCAGGGAATCCGTATCCGCCTGTGCAAGGGAGCCTACAAGGAGCCCGCGTCGCTGGCGTTTCCAGACAAGATCGACGTGGACGGCAACTACGTTAAGCTGGCCAAACGCTGCATGACCAGTGGTGTTTTCTGCGGCATGGCGACTCACGATGAAAAGATCATCGAGGAGCTGAAGCGTTTTGCCACGGAGAAAAAGCTGCCGAAGAACGCCTTCGAGTTCCAGATGCTCTATGGCGTGCGCCGCGACCTGCAGCGTGCGCTGGTGAAGCAGGGCTGGGGCGTCCGCGTCTATGTACCCTTCGGGCCGGAGTGGTACCCCTACTTCATGCGACGCCTGGCCGAGCGTCCGGCTAATGTACTGTTTCTGGCAAAGAACTTTTTCCGGAATTAA